ATATCGTCCATCTCGACCTTGACACGTTCTTTGTATCGGTAGAGCGGCTGATGAATGCACGGCTGATTGGCAGGCCGGTCATTATCGGCGGCACGTCTGACCGGGGCGTTGTGGCCAGTTGCAGTTACGAAGCCCGGCAGTATGGCGTTCATTCGGCCATGCCGATGAGAACAGCACGCATGTTATGCGGGGATGCAATCATCGTCAGGGGTGACATGGATCTGTATTCGCGTTATTCCGGCATAGTCACCCAGATTATTGCAGAAAAGGCGCCGGTCTATGAAAAAGCATCCATCGACGAGCATTATATCGATATCACCGGGATGGACCGTTTTTTTGGCTGCCTGGCCTGGACGCGGGAGTTGCGGCAAACTATCATCCGGGAAACCGGGCTTCCTATCTCCGTTGGCCTGTCGGTCAACAAGACCGTTTCCAAGATCGCTACGGGCGAGGCAAAGCCAAACGGTGAACTGGAAATCCCGGGAGAACGGGTCCGCCCCTTCCTGAATCCCTTATCGATCAAGAAGATACCCATGATCGGCGATAAAGTGTATCATTTACTCCGGTCGATGGGAGTCGACACCATCGAAACCCTAAGCCGTGTCCCGCCCGAAATGGTTGAAAAGGTGCTGGGAAAGAACGGCATTGTTATCTGGA
This DNA window, taken from Bacteroidales bacterium, encodes the following:
- the dinB gene encoding DNA polymerase IV, which produces MTENRHIVHLDLDTFFVSVERLMNARLIGRPVIIGGTSDRGVVASCSYEARQYGVHSAMPMRTARMLCGDAIIVRGDMDLYSRYSGIVTQIIAEKAPVYEKASIDEHYIDITGMDRFFGCLAWTRELRQTIIRETGLPISVGLSVNKTVSKIATGEAKPNGELEIPGERVRPFLNPLSIKKIPMIGDKVYHLLRSMGVDTIETLSRVPPEMVEKVLGKNGIVIWKKANGIDTTPVKPYSERKSIGSETTFENDTIDISRIRQVLSAKVERLTFELRKQQKLTSCITVKIRYSNFDTHTLQQRIPYTAFDHILIKTSIELFDRLYQRRMLIRLVGVKFSHLVGGVQQLNMFEDTPEMISLYNAMDHIRKKFGKKAIRRAVGIGY